From the genome of Francisella tularensis subsp. tularensis:
CTTTTATTCCAGCTTCTTGTATTAACTCATCAGCTAATGAAGATAAGCGTGAAACAGCAAATTTAAAAACCTTATTACCTTCCATTATTAAGTAAGGATCAATATTTATAGCTTGTCCTCTTGAAGTTGGTAAATTATTTGGGACATTAAGCATATCTAAGCATGAGCCATCTGTAAAAAGTAAAGATGATAATATCTTTTTTTCTTGGCTTGTTGAAATTACAACAGCACCAGCACCATCACCAAAAAGTACACATGTTGAACGGTCATTCCAATCTAGGACCCGCGTCATTTTTTCAGCACCAATTACGAGAATGTTTTTTGAAACACCTGTCTCTATATATTGTTTAGCGATATCCAAAGCATAAACAAACCCACTACAAGCAGCTGATATATCAAAACAACGTACCTTGAAATTATCTATTTGTAGATTCTGATGAACCATTGACGCTGTTGAAGGCATTATGAAATCAGGGGTACTTGTTGCAACAATTATCATATCAATATCGTTAGCAGTTAATTGTGCCGCTTCAAGAGCCTTTTTAGCTGCATGTGTAGCCATGTAACTTGTCGTTTCTGCTTCACTGGCGCAATGGCGTCTTTCTATGCCGACTCTTTGTTTGATCCACTCATCTGAAGTATCAACAAATTTACTTATATCTTCATTAGTTAAGATTTTTTCAGGCAAGTAACTTCCTGTACCTAATATTTGTGCAAACATTATATAGTTATACCTACTTTAAATTATGATTAACAACAAAAAAGCATAAGCTTTTCGCCTATGGCTCAATATTTATTGTAGCATGAATAAAAAAGATTAAAGAACTTTTTCTAAAGATTCTTGAATTGTTTTAGGGATATTGTATTTAATTTCTTTGATAGCTTCATAAATTGCAGTCTCAAAAGCATTGGCACTTGCACCACCATGGCTTTTAACAACAATTCCAGTTAGACCTAATAGTGATGCACCATTAAAGCTATCAAGATTCATACCTTTTTTCATCTTTTTGAATATTGGTAATGCCATTACTATAGGGATTTTCATTAATAAGGAGCTTTCTTGTATTGTTTTTTTGATAAGAGACTCTATAAGTCTTAAGCTTCCTTCCATTGTTTTTAGAGAGACATTACCAACAAAGCCATCACAGACTATTACATCGGTAGTATCATCAAAAATGTATTTACCCTCAATGTATCCGTTGTAATTAATGAAATCACAGCCTTGTAATAGTTTTGCAGCATTTTTAATATTATCTAACCCTTTCATTTCTTCTTCACCAATATTTAGTAATGAAACTCTAGGTTCAGCAATACCTTTTGAACTTGCTGCTAATATTGATCCCATGATTGCAAATTGGAAAAGTTGTTCAGACGTACAAACGACATTTGCACCAAGGTCAAGCATATAAGTTTTACTAAGTTGCTTAGTTTCTCTATTGAATGCAGGTAATGCGTAAACAATAGCAGGGCGATCAACACCATTGATAGTTTTTAATACAAATTTTGATGTAGCCATTAGCGCACCAGTATTACCAGCACTGACGCAGGCATCAACAGTACGATCTTTGACAAGATTGATAGCTACGCGCATAGAAGAGTCTTTTTTCTTTCTAACAGCAATAGAAGGTGATTCATCCATGCCAACTGTCTCACTAGCGTGATGAATAGCTATTCTTTGTAAAACTGGTAGTTTTATTTTCTTGACTTTTGAATATCTGTCTAAAGCTCTTTTAATTTTATGATGATCTCCAACTAATACTATTTGCAAATTAGAGTCTTTTTTTACTGCTTCAAGAGCTGCTGGGATAGTAGTGTTTAAACCATGATCTCCACCCATTGCATCTATAGATATTTTGTAACCCATAATAGATAAAACTTCCTATATCGCTAATTGTCTATTGCTCATCATCAATAATTTAATTGTCATTTAGATAAGCTGATTAAAAGTGTTGATGGGAAATATTAGTCTTCAGATTTAGTATCTACTACTTTTCTACCTTTGTAGAAACCATTAGGTGATACATGATGTCTCAAGTGTAATTCACCTGTTGACTTATCAGTAGATAGAGTAGGATTTGTTAAAGAGTCGTGAGATCTTCTTATATCTCTTTTTGATCTGCTTTTTTTAACTTGTTGTACAGCCATTTTAGATAACCTCGTAGTGTTTTTTATATTCTAAATCAGTATGTTACTTGAGTGTTTTAAGAATCTCAAAAGGATTCTTTTTCTCTTGTATAACACTTTCTTGCTCGCTATAGTATGAATGTTTTTTTGTATTTTTACAAGTGCTTGTGTCTTTTTTTGGTATTAAAGGTAGGTCTAAAAGTATCTCTTCCTTAATTATATCCTTTAGATCGATAATTGCGCTATTACATATAAAAGGCTCATAAAGACTATCCTCTACCAGTCTGTCATCTTCAGTAATTATTATGGTATTTGTTATATTAAAATCATGCTCGAATACTTCTAAAGAATCTTGGCAAATAAGTTGTAATTTGGCTTTAATTGAATATTTAATGCAAGTATGATTTTTTTCTTCAAAAAAAGAAAATGAACATACAAATGTGTGAGGATTAGCCGTGATGAAATCTGAAATTTGATTGAGTTGTTCGATGGTTATCTCAATATCTTCTAATTCTCTTTTTTGTTTAGCATATATTGAGTAATTTATCTGACTATGCTTACCTTTCATCTTTGCTATTAGTGAGATATTTTGTTGGTACTATTATTGTATATAGATTTCTTGTTTTATGAAAGTCTCTACTGTATCATCATACTAGTTATTTTTTAAAATTGTCAATCATATAATCAAATATAAGGGTCAAATACTAATGTCTTTATCTATTCCACGCGAGTTTTCAAACGCTATAAGATTTTTATCTATTGATGCAACACTTAAAGCTAAATCAGGACATCCTGGAATGCCTATGGGGA
Proteins encoded in this window:
- a CDS encoding beta-ketoacyl-ACP synthase III — its product is MFAQILGTGSYLPEKILTNEDISKFVDTSDEWIKQRVGIERRHCASEAETTSYMATHAAKKALEAAQLTANDIDMIIVATSTPDFIMPSTASMVHQNLQIDNFKVRCFDISAACSGFVYALDIAKQYIETGVSKNILVIGAEKMTRVLDWNDRSTCVLFGDGAGAVVISTSQEKKILSSLLFTDGSCLDMLNVPNNLPTSRGQAINIDPYLIMEGNKVFKFAVSRLSSLADELIQEAGIKASDIDWLVPHQANYRILNSTAKKIDMPMSKVVTTLQDHGNTSVASIPLALDHAVRTNQIKPGDTIISEAFGAGFVWGGFIAKI
- a CDS encoding YceD family protein; its protein translation is MKGKHSQINYSIYAKQKRELEDIEITIEQLNQISDFITANPHTFVCSFSFFEEKNHTCIKYSIKAKLQLICQDSLEVFEHDFNITNTIIITEDDRLVEDSLYEPFICNSAIIDLKDIIKEEILLDLPLIPKKDTSTCKNTKKHSYYSEQESVIQEKKNPFEILKTLK
- the plsX gene encoding phosphate acyltransferase PlsX, coding for MGYKISIDAMGGDHGLNTTIPAALEAVKKDSNLQIVLVGDHHKIKRALDRYSKVKKIKLPVLQRIAIHHASETVGMDESPSIAVRKKKDSSMRVAINLVKDRTVDACVSAGNTGALMATSKFVLKTINGVDRPAIVYALPAFNRETKQLSKTYMLDLGANVVCTSEQLFQFAIMGSILAASSKGIAEPRVSLLNIGEEEMKGLDNIKNAAKLLQGCDFINYNGYIEGKYIFDDTTDVIVCDGFVGNVSLKTMEGSLRLIESLIKKTIQESSLLMKIPIVMALPIFKKMKKGMNLDSFNGASLLGLTGIVVKSHGGASANAFETAIYEAIKEIKYNIPKTIQESLEKVL
- the rpmF gene encoding 50S ribosomal protein L32, whose product is MAVQQVKKSRSKRDIRRSHDSLTNPTLSTDKSTGELHLRHHVSPNGFYKGRKVVDTKSED